The segment GCGTCCCAGACCAGGCTGGTGACGAGCTGGGCGGCCATGAGCAGCAGCACGGACTGGACGGCGCCCAGCCGACCGATGGCCAGGGGCATCCCCAGCACGATGACGACGCCACACAGCCCGGGCACCAGGTGCCACGGCGTGAAGCCGGAGAAGCGCCCCTCGGCGCTCGCGCCGGGCCACAACCCGGGCATCGAGCGCGCGGCCGCGAACACGGCGATGACGACCACCGTGGCGACCACCATGTTCAACAGCACCGCGCCCAGCAGGCCCCACTGGCTGGCGAAGCGACGGTTGAGACCGCCCTGGGCGACGACCGCCAGACCACACAGCAGGGGAACGAGCGAGAACAGGCGCATGCGCGCGGGCCAGTACCCCGAACGCGGGGCCCCTGCAAGGAGCCATGCGCGCCCCCGCCCCCCGGCGGAGTGCGCAACATGCTGGCGAATCGCGGGTCGACCGGCTAGGTCCCAGGGCTCGACCATGGCCGGCCCCCTCGAACTGCACTTCGACTGCGGCACGCTGGTGGCGCCCACGCTGCCCGAGGACCCGCGTCTGCTCGGGCTCTTCCAGAAGGACGGGCGCACGGGGGTGTACCGCGCGCCGGCCTGGCACTACCGCGAGGTGGTGCTGCGGCTGCGCGAGCTGGGCGTGGCGTACGAGGACCGCGCCAGACGCTTCGAGCCGCTCGACGTCACCCTCGCCGCGCCCATCCAGCCCTTCCCCCACCAGCAACAGGCGCTCGACGCGTGGACGAAGGCGGGAGGCCGGGGGCTGGTGGAGCTGCCCACCGGCGCGGGCAAGACGCTGCTGGCGGTGCTGGCCATCGCGCACGTCAAGCGCCCCACCCTCGTGGTGGTGCCGACGCTCGACCTGATGGCGCAGTGGCAGGGCGTGCTGTCGCGCCACTTCGCGCGGCCGGTGGGGATGCTGGGCGGCGGCGTCAACGACCGGCAGCCGCTGACGGTGACGACGTACGACTCGGCCGCGTTGCAGACGGAGTTCCACGGCAACCGCTTCGGCCTGCTGGTGTGCGACGAGTGCCACCACCTGCCGGCGCCCAGCTACCGCTTCATCGCCGAGGGCTCGCTGGCGCCCTACCGGCTGGGGCTCACCGCGACGCTGGAGCGCACCGACGGCGGCGAGCGCGTGTGCGAGGAGCTGCTCGGCCCGCGCGTGCACCGCTCGGACATCCGCGAGCTGCAGGGCGAATACCTGGCGCCCTACGAGGTGAAGCGCGTGGAGGTCCCCCTGACGGAGCACGAGAAGGCGCGCTACGACGCGGCGCGGGCGCGCTACCTCGACTTCGTGCGCAAGCTGGGCGTGCGGCTGTCCGCGCCGGACGGGTGGGCGCGCTTCCTGGCGCAGAGCCAGCGCAGCGACGAGGGCCGGGCGGCGTACCGGGCCTACCGCGAGCAGCGCCGCATCGCGCTCACCTCCAGCGCCAAGCAGCAGGTGCTCTGGCGCATCCTCCTGGAGCACCGCGAGGACCGGGTGCTGGTGTTCACCGACGACAACGAGACGGTGTACACGCTGGCGCGGCGCTTCTTCCTCCCGGCCCTCACGCACCACACGCCGGTGCCGGAGCGCAAGGCGCTGCTGGCCGCCTTCGCCTCCGGGGAGCTGCCGGTGCTGCTCACCTCGCGGGTGTTGAACGAGGGCGTGGACGTGCCGGACGCGCGCGTGGGCGTGGTGCTCAGCGGCAGCGGCAGCGTGCGCGAGCACGTGCAGCGGCTGGGGCGCATCCTCCGCAAGCGCCCCGGCAAGCGGGCCCTCCTGTACGAGGTGTGCTCGGCGCAGACGGCGGAGAGCGGCATCAGCGAGCGGCGCCGCCAGCACGGCGCCTACCAGGAGGAGGGGTGAGATGCTGACGCGCGAGCTGCTCGCCTTCCGCGTGCGGGAGGGCGTGCTGCGCCCCGCCTTCGTCAAGCGCGACGACGCGGCGCTGCTCGCGCTCGCCGCGGACCTGCTCGCGACGGTGGAGGACTCCATCGGCGCGTCGTGCGACGACGTGGAGGAGACGCTGGGCCTGGCGGCCGGAGCCTTCTCCAAGCCCAAGGTGGCCCGGGGCCTGGTGAAGCTGCTGCTCGACCGGCTCGTCTTCGCCCACCCCGCGGAGGGCATCTCCGAGCAGCGCTGGGAGCGCTTCCGGACCGCGGGCCGCGTGCTGCGCGCGCTCCCCCCGGACGCCACGGCGGAGCAATACGAGGCGCGCCTGGGCGAGGCCCTGCCCCTGCCGCTGACGGACGCGCGCGCGACGCTGTACGCGGACCTCCCCGGCCACCGCGAGCTGGAGGGCTGGGACGGCGACGCGCCGACGCCCCAGTCCCTGGTGGATCGCTACAACCTGGCGCTCGCGCAGGGGCCCCTGCTGTCGGCGCGGCGGCTGACGCTGCGGACACGCGCGCCGGAGCTGTTGCGCGTGCGCAAGGCGCTGCGGTGGCTGAAGTTCTGCCGCCTCGTCGCGGAGGTGCGGCGCGACGGTGACGACTGGGAGCTGGAGGTGGAGGGGCCCGGCGCCATGCTCGCGATGCAGAAGAAGTACGGCCTGCAGCTCGCCTCGTTCCTGTCGGTGGTGCCGGTGCTGGAGCGCTGGGAGCTGAAGGCCACGGTGGAGCCGGCGCGCAGGCCGGTGACGCTCGTGCTCGGCGACAAGGACCCGCTCGTCTCGCCCCTGCCCGCCGCGCTGGGGCACGTGCCGGAGGAGGTGGCCGCGCTGGCGACGGGCTTCGAGGACGACGCGTGGGAGCTGGACCTCACGCCGCTGCCGCGCCACGTGGGCGCCGCGGGGCTGTGCGTGCCGGACCTGCTCTTCCGCCACCGGGAGTCGCGCCGCGAGGTGGCGCTGGAGCTGTTCCACGCGTGGCACGCGGGGCCGCTGACGCGGCGGCTGGAGGAGCTGCGCACGCGCCCGGACGCGGGGCTCCTGCTGGGAGTGGACCGCGCGCTGGCGAAGGAGTCCGCGGAGCGCGAGGCGCTGGAGGCCCACCCGCAGGTGGTGCTCTTCCACGGCTTCCCGTCCGCGCGGAAGGTGCGCGAGCGGCTGGCGAAGCTTGCGGCCCCCGCGCGGTGAGCGCGGCGGCGGCGCGGGCTCAGGCGCCCTTGGGGCGGAACTGCGCGGCGAGGACGCTGAGCAACCGGATGGCGGTGCGGTCGAGCTGCTTGGCGCGGCGCAGGAGCCGGCGCAGCTCGGCGGACTCGCCGTAGTCGCTGGGGGGCTCCGCGGCCCACTTCACCTCTTGCGACGGCTTGAGGCCCAGCGCCTCGTCCGCGGAGATGGAGAGCACCACGCACAACCGCCGGAAGGTCTGGATGCTCGGCAGCATGTGCCCGCGCTCCAGGCGCCCGTAGACCTCGCTCGCGATGCCGATGCGCTCGGCGACGTCGGCCTGCGTCAGGTTCAGACGGGTCCGGGCGATGCGCGCGGCGCCTCCGAGACGGGATGCGAGGGTCTTTTCCATGTTCGTTAACCTAACGGGTCCGCCCATGTCGATATGACTTGAGAGGTTGGCATCCAAGAACTTCCCGGGTAGTCTCATGGGAGCAGGACTCCCTGCGTCTTCCCGAGTGAAGCCTCCGCAGTGACGCCTCCGCCGCCCATGCCCACCTTCCTGTTCGTCGATGAAGACCCGCTCGCGCTCGCCGCGCTGCGACGGCTCGCGAGGGACCTCCCGGGTTGCAAGCGCTTCGCGCGCGGCATGGGGGAAGCGCTCGCGCTCGTCCGGGACGCGCCGCCGCGGGTGCTGGTGAGCGGAGACCTGCTGCCGGATGGCGACGGGCTGGGGTTGCTGGAGCACGTGGGCGCGTGTCACCCGCGCACCGTCTGCGCGCTGCACGCGGTGCTGCCTCCGGCGCGGACGTGCTCGCGGCCCATCACCTGGATGGACCGCGCCGCGTCGCCCGCGGAGGTGCACGCGCTCCTGCGGCGGCTGGGCGCGGACCGCCCCGCGTGAGGTGACGGCGGGCGACCCGTGACGTCGGGCCGGCGCCCGCCGCCTGCGATGGACGGGGGGGCGCGTTAAGGTGCCCGGGCCACGCCATGAAGCTCTACGCCATCAGCGACCTGCACCTGCGCCACGCCGACAACCGGAGCGCGCTCGAGCGCCTGCCCTCCTTCCCGGACGACTGGCTCATCGTCGCCGGGGACGTGGGAGAGACGCTGGCGGAGCTGGACCTGCTGCTCACGGCGCTGACGGCCCGCTTCCAGCAGGTCATCTGGGTGCCGGGCAACCACGAGCTGTGGACGATGCCCTCCGAGCAGCCGCCGCTGAGGGGCGAGGCCCGCTACCAGCGGCTGGTGCGGCGCTGCCGCGAGCAGGGCGTGCTCACCCCGGAGGACCCGTACCCGCGCTGGCCGGGAGCGGGCCCCCACCGCGTCATCGTCCCCATGTTCCTGGGCTACGACTACTCGTTCCGTCCGGAGGACGTGCCGGAGCACCAGGCGCTGGCGTGGGCGGCGGAGCACGACCTGCTGTGCACGGACGAGGTGCTGCTGCATCCGGACCCCTACCCGAGCCGCGCCGCGTGGTGCGCCGCGCGCGTGGAGCACACCCAGGCGCGGCTGGCGACACTCCCCCCGGACTGCGCCACCATCCTGGTCAACCACTACCCGCTGCGCCACGAGCACGCGTGGCTGCCGCGCATCCCCCGCTTCTCCATCTGGTGCGGGACCAAGCGCACGGAGGACTGGCACCTGCGCTACCGCGCCGAGGTCGTCGTGTCCGGCCACCTGCACATCCCGCTGACGCGCTGGCGCGACGGCGTGCGCTTCGAGGAAGTGTCGCTCGGCTACCCGCAGCAGTGGCGGCACCGGGGCGCGCTGGTGGACTGCCTGCGCGAAATCCTCCCCGGCCCCGCGCCGCGCGTCCCCTGACGCGGGCCACGTCGCGCCCCCGCAAAGACGAAGCCCCGGGGAGTCCGTGAGGAGACGGACGCACCCGGGGCCTGCCCGGCGCGACCCGCGAGGGCCGCGCCGTCACTGCTCACCTCGGTCGACTACTTGTGGGACGCGATGAACGCGATGCCCGCGTAGCCGCCCTTGGCGCCGAAGACCTCGATGTAGTACTTGCCGGCCGGCACGTTCAGGAGGTTGCACACCTCGGACTGGTGCTCCTTCACGCTGCGGCAGTCGTAGTCGAACTTCGACGGCGCCGAGCCCAGCTTGACGTAGATGTCCGGGTTGCCCTCGCCCTCGCCCGTCTGGACGTAGAGGCTGTTGATGCCGCTGCCAGGACGACGCTCCGGGACCTCGATGGTGAACACGGTGGAGGAGCCCGCCGCGCCGGAGAGGTTCTTCACCGCCACGCCGCTCTGCACGGGGATGTAGCCGCCCTTCCAGGTCACCTTCAGCGTCACGCCCGAGAAGGCGCTGTAGCCGTTGAGCATCACGAACCACTTGCCGTGGCTCGGCGCGGCGAAGAGGCAGGTCTCCTCGTTGCCGGACTTGTACGGACGGCAGTCGTACAGGCTGGTCGTCGGGGCGTTGTTGTAGCGGACGTACATGTCCGCGTCGCCCGTGCCACCGGTGATGGTGAAGTTCAGGTCGTACGCGCCCTCGGGAACCTGGATGGCGTAGTACTTCTTCTCACCCTTGGTGCCGGTGATGTTGATGACGGGGACGTCCTTCTCGATGTCCTCGGCGTCCACGATGATGGGCACGCCCACGCCCACGGCCTTCCAGGCGTTGCTCACCGAGGTGACGGTGGCGGCGTCGTAGCCCAGCTGCGCGGCGGCCTGCTCGGTCGCCGTCTTGGCCGCCTCGAAGTTCGAGGTGGCGACGAGGATGTCCGTGTTGGCCTTGTAGAAGATGCGCGCGGCCTTCTCGATGCCGATGCCCTCGACCACGGTGGGCGTCTTGTTACGCGGGTGCGTGCCGCCCTGCGACAGCAGGTAGAACGCCAGGTTGGAGATACCGGAGCTGTAGTGGACGTCCACGCCGGAGCTGTAGTCCGGGTAGTAGTCCAGCGAGTCGCCGTCCTGCGTGGGGTTCGCCATGTAGCGCAGGGCGTCGTTCGGGATGGACGGCGTCCAGATGTCGTCGCCGACCAGCCACGTGCGGGCGCTGACGATCTTGCCGTCGCCGTACCACTCGCAGACCGCGCCGAAGATGTCGGAGTAGGACTCGTTCAGACCGCCGGACTCGCCCGAGTAGATGAGCTCGGACTCGTAGTCGGTCACGGCGTGGGTCAGCTCGTGCGCCGTCACGTCCAGCGAGTTCGCCAGGTTGCTGGCGTTCACGCCGTCACCGTCGCCGTACACCATCTGGGTACCGTCCCAGAAGGCGTTCACGTAGGCGACGCGGTGGTGCACGGTGCTGATGAGCGTCGCGCCGGCGTTGTCGATGGAGTCACGACCGAACAGCTCGTTGTAGCAGTCGTACACCGTGCCCAGGTGGTCGTAGTTGGTGTTGACGACCGGGTCGGCGTGCTCCGGCTGGCCCTCGGTGCGCACCAGCGTGCCGGGGAGCGAGGAGGTGTTGTTGCCGTTGTACATGCGGCGGTTGAGCGCCGTGTGCACGTTGTGCAGCCGCTCGATGAGGTCGCCGTTCTTGGCGTTCACCAGCACGTCGTCGTCGACCTTCAGGCCGTCCGCCGTCTCGCCCGTCTGCTTGATCTTGTAGACCAGCACGAGCTCGGCGCCGTCACGCCAATAGACCAGCTGCGCGTCCTTGTGGGTGGTCAGACCCTCGTGGTTGCTGCGGTCCGCGAGGACGGAGGCCACGGCGTCCTCGGCGGAGACCGTCGGCTTCAGGTCCGCCTTCAGGTCGCTGCGGGTGTTCGTGTTCGCCGCGATGATCTGCCCGGCGCGGGTGTTGATGACCAGCTCGCCCTTGTGGACGACGAAGCCATTGACGGTGACGCCAAAGCGGAAGTGGCTGTCGCCCTGGCGGTCCGTGTAGGCCTTCTTCAGGAACAGGTCACCCGCGTTCAGGTTGAAGTGCGGGGCAACCGCGGCCAGCGCCGTGGTCAGCTCCGCCTTGCCCAGGGCGGCGACGCCCGCGGGAGGCAGCGTCAGCGAGGGCAGCCCGCTGGCGGCGCCGAACGTCTTGAAGCTCGCGACCTCGCCCGGGCCCGTCTTGTCGACGGCGATGGTCCGGGTCCCGGCGGAGTCCAGCGCCGCCGTCTTGCTGGCGGTCTCCTGGGGCTTCGCCTCGGGGGCAGGGGTGGACTCGTTGCAACCAACCAGGAACGACAACGCTGCTACGCCCAGCGCACTGCGCACTCGGTGATTCGCCATGTAATCCTCCTAAGCGGAAAGATTAGGAAGCACAGTGTCACAGGATGTTCGACTATTTCAAGGTTGCGCGATATTTTTACTAAGTAGCCTATTCTTACTTTACGAGTCTTGCTGAATTTCCGCTGATATTTCAATGCCTTATGGCACCCCAACCCAGCGCTTCAGCAGATGCATGTGACGTAGTGGGTAACCCCAGGTTGCGCTGATTTTCACGAAAAAGTCGTGGCCACTGCCAAGCAGGAAGGGTCCGCGCGCGAGGGAACACGCATTTTCCCGCGCATTTCCCAGGCATGCGCTGCGGGCTTCTCGAGGGGAGAAAGCAGCGAGCGCGCGCGCGTCGCGCTTTGCGTGATGGAGGGGCTGCGCGAGGCTTCGCGCCCGGGAGGAAGGGACATGCGCGCACTGCAGCTGCAGCGACTCGACGGGCCCGACGGGCTCGCGTTGGTGGACATGCCGGAGCCCGAGGCCGCGGACGCGGTGCTCATCGACGTGGTGGCCGCGGGGGTGAGCTTCCCGGACCTGTTGCTGACGCGCGGGCAGTACCAGATGAAGCCGCCGGTGCCGTTCGTGCCGGGCGTGGAGGTGGCGGGCGTGGTGCGCGCGGCGCCCGCGGGCGCGAGCGTGAGGGCGGGCGACCGGGTGATGGCGTTCAGCTTCGGGCTGGGCGGCTTCGCGGAGGTGGTGGCGATTCCCGCGGAGATGGTGTTCCGCATCCCCTCGCGGTGGAGCTTCGAGGCCGCCGCGGGCGTGGTGATGAACTACCACACGGCGCACTTCGCGCTGCACCGGCGCGGGCGGCTGAGGGCGGGGGAGACGGTGGTCGTCCATGGCGCGGCGGGTGGCGTGGGCACGGCCTGCGTGCAGGTGGCGCGGGGCGCGGGGGCGCGCGTGCTCGCGGTGGTGAGCGACGAGCGCAAGGCGCAGGTGGCCCGGCGGGCCGGCGCGCACGAGGTGCTGCTGTCCAGCGGGGACTGGGCCGCGCAGGTGAAGGAGAAGACGGGCGGGCTGGGCGCCAACGTGGTCATGGACCCGGTGGGCGGAGACATCTTCGACAAGAGCCTCAAGGTGCTCGCGCCGGAGGGGCGCCTGCTGGTGGTGGGCTTCGCGGGCGGGCGCATCCCGGAGGTGGCGGTGAACCGGCTGCTGCTGCGCAACATCGACGTGGTGGGCGTGGCGTGGGGCGGCTTCCTCATGCACGAGCCGTCGCTGACGGCCACCATCGCCAAGGACCTGGAGGCCATGGCCGACCAGGGCGTGCTCGAGCCGGTGGTGGGCGCCGTCTTCCCGCTGGAGCAGGGAGCGCAGGCGCTGCGCGAGCTGGAGGCGCGACGCGCCACCGGCAAGGTCGTGCTGCGCGTCAGGCCGGGCTGAGCGAGCGGGCCGCCCACCGGCCATGCGACCTGGCACGCCCTCCACGCCGTCGCGCTGTCCCCGGCGGCGTGGCGTCCGCATCTTGTCCGTGGAGGAGCCGGCACCATGGCGGACGAGACCCTGGACAGGAAGCACCAGCAGGAGCGCGAGCAGGAGCGACGGCGCCTGCGCGAGCAGGAGGAGAAGGACCTGGAGGTCGAGGCCCATCGCGGTCCGCGTCCCCTGGAGGGTTACGCGGGGGGCCACACGACGTGGGTGAGCACCCAGGATGACAAGGCCGCGGCGCGCGTCCACGCGCACGACGCGGAGGCGTCCTGGGAGGCCAGCGAGCGCCAGGCCCGCCTGGAGCCCGAGCCCGAGGACACCGACGCGCGGGAGCCCCGGCCGGACTCCGAGCGCGACTGAGGCCACACGCGGACTCGCGGGCGCGGCGCGCGCACCGCGCCGGGACGGGGTGCGCCTGTTAACGTCGCCGGGTGCCTTCGTCCTCGATTTCCTCCGTCACGTTGAAGCCCGACGAGGCGCGGCGCTTCCTCGTCGGCCAGCTGGGGCTCACCGCTCCGCAACCACGCTCCGGCGCCCTGGGTGTCCGGGCCCTGCTCAAGGCGCTGCGCTGCATCCAGTTGGACCCGCTGGACGTCATCGGCACCAACGCGGACCTGGTGGCGCTGGCGCGCGTGGACGGGTTGGAGCGCGGAGACGTGTACCGCCACCTGCTCCCCGGACATGCCTTCGAGCACTTCGCGAAGGAGCGCTGTCTGCTGCCCGCCAGCGCCTTTCCCTACTACCGCG is part of the Myxococcus stipitatus genome and harbors:
- a CDS encoding NADPH:quinone oxidoreductase family protein; the protein is MRALQLQRLDGPDGLALVDMPEPEAADAVLIDVVAAGVSFPDLLLTRGQYQMKPPVPFVPGVEVAGVVRAAPAGASVRAGDRVMAFSFGLGGFAEVVAIPAEMVFRIPSRWSFEAAAGVVMNYHTAHFALHRRGRLRAGETVVVHGAAGGVGTACVQVARGAGARVLAVVSDERKAQVARRAGAHEVLLSSGDWAAQVKEKTGGLGANVVMDPVGGDIFDKSLKVLAPEGRLLVVGFAGGRIPEVAVNRLLLRNIDVVGVAWGGFLMHEPSLTATIAKDLEAMADQGVLEPVVGAVFPLEQGAQALRELEARRATGKVVLRVRPG
- a CDS encoding response regulator, which translates into the protein MPTFLFVDEDPLALAALRRLARDLPGCKRFARGMGEALALVRDAPPRVLVSGDLLPDGDGLGLLEHVGACHPRTVCALHAVLPPARTCSRPITWMDRAASPAEVHALLRRLGADRPA
- a CDS encoding DUF790 family protein, which translates into the protein MLTRELLAFRVREGVLRPAFVKRDDAALLALAADLLATVEDSIGASCDDVEETLGLAAGAFSKPKVARGLVKLLLDRLVFAHPAEGISEQRWERFRTAGRVLRALPPDATAEQYEARLGEALPLPLTDARATLYADLPGHRELEGWDGDAPTPQSLVDRYNLALAQGPLLSARRLTLRTRAPELLRVRKALRWLKFCRLVAEVRRDGDDWELEVEGPGAMLAMQKKYGLQLASFLSVVPVLERWELKATVEPARRPVTLVLGDKDPLVSPLPAALGHVPEEVAALATGFEDDAWELDLTPLPRHVGAAGLCVPDLLFRHRESRREVALELFHAWHAGPLTRRLEELRTRPDAGLLLGVDRALAKESAEREALEAHPQVVLFHGFPSARKVRERLAKLAAPAR
- a CDS encoding DEAD/DEAH box helicase family protein, whose translation is MAGPLELHFDCGTLVAPTLPEDPRLLGLFQKDGRTGVYRAPAWHYREVVLRLRELGVAYEDRARRFEPLDVTLAAPIQPFPHQQQALDAWTKAGGRGLVELPTGAGKTLLAVLAIAHVKRPTLVVVPTLDLMAQWQGVLSRHFARPVGMLGGGVNDRQPLTVTTYDSAALQTEFHGNRFGLLVCDECHHLPAPSYRFIAEGSLAPYRLGLTATLERTDGGERVCEELLGPRVHRSDIRELQGEYLAPYEVKRVEVPLTEHEKARYDAARARYLDFVRKLGVRLSAPDGWARFLAQSQRSDEGRAAYRAYREQRRIALTSSAKQQVLWRILLEHREDRVLVFTDDNETVYTLARRFFLPALTHHTPVPERKALLAAFASGELPVLLTSRVLNEGVDVPDARVGVVLSGSGSVREHVQRLGRILRKRPGKRALLYEVCSAQTAESGISERRRQHGAYQEEG
- a CDS encoding M4 family metallopeptidase, translating into MANHRVRSALGVAALSFLVGCNESTPAPEAKPQETASKTAALDSAGTRTIAVDKTGPGEVASFKTFGAASGLPSLTLPPAGVAALGKAELTTALAAVAPHFNLNAGDLFLKKAYTDRQGDSHFRFGVTVNGFVVHKGELVINTRAGQIIAANTNTRSDLKADLKPTVSAEDAVASVLADRSNHEGLTTHKDAQLVYWRDGAELVLVYKIKQTGETADGLKVDDDVLVNAKNGDLIERLHNVHTALNRRMYNGNNTSSLPGTLVRTEGQPEHADPVVNTNYDHLGTVYDCYNELFGRDSIDNAGATLISTVHHRVAYVNAFWDGTQMVYGDGDGVNASNLANSLDVTAHELTHAVTDYESELIYSGESGGLNESYSDIFGAVCEWYGDGKIVSARTWLVGDDIWTPSIPNDALRYMANPTQDGDSLDYYPDYSSGVDVHYSSGISNLAFYLLSQGGTHPRNKTPTVVEGIGIEKAARIFYKANTDILVATSNFEAAKTATEQAAAQLGYDAATVTSVSNAWKAVGVGVPIIVDAEDIEKDVPVINITGTKGEKKYYAIQVPEGAYDLNFTITGGTGDADMYVRYNNAPTTSLYDCRPYKSGNEETCLFAAPSHGKWFVMLNGYSAFSGVTLKVTWKGGYIPVQSGVAVKNLSGAAGSSTVFTIEVPERRPGSGINSLYVQTGEGEGNPDIYVKLGSAPSKFDYDCRSVKEHQSEVCNLLNVPAGKYYIEVFGAKGGYAGIAFIASHK
- a CDS encoding helix-turn-helix transcriptional regulator, whose product is MEKTLASRLGGAARIARTRLNLTQADVAERIGIASEVYGRLERGHMLPSIQTFRRLCVVLSISADEALGLKPSQEVKWAAEPPSDYGESAELRRLLRRAKQLDRTAIRLLSVLAAQFRPKGA
- a CDS encoding DMT family transporter; protein product: MRLFSLVPLLCGLAVVAQGGLNRRFASQWGLLGAVLLNMVVATVVVIAVFAAARSMPGLWPGASAEGRFSGFTPWHLVPGLCGVVIVLGMPLAIGRLGAVQSVLLLMAAQLVTSLVWDALVEGRPATVARVVGSAMAFTGAAIAVWKG
- a CDS encoding metallophosphoesterase family protein, with protein sequence MKLYAISDLHLRHADNRSALERLPSFPDDWLIVAGDVGETLAELDLLLTALTARFQQVIWVPGNHELWTMPSEQPPLRGEARYQRLVRRCREQGVLTPEDPYPRWPGAGPHRVIVPMFLGYDYSFRPEDVPEHQALAWAAEHDLLCTDEVLLHPDPYPSRAAWCAARVEHTQARLATLPPDCATILVNHYPLRHEHAWLPRIPRFSIWCGTKRTEDWHLRYRAEVVVSGHLHIPLTRWRDGVRFEEVSLGYPQQWRHRGALVDCLREILPGPAPRVP